From the Papaver somniferum cultivar HN1 chromosome 2, ASM357369v1, whole genome shotgun sequence genome, the window TCTCAAAAGTGCTGGTGGAGACTGCTTGTCGAGTTCAGCTCCTAGAATGGAAATGGGCACCTTGATTTCTGAAAGATTGGAAGTTCAATACTTGTTGTAAAACTAATGTTCATACTTGTACAGTAATTactaaaacaaaagaagaaacataTGCGAGAAACATCTTCGCAAACAATCAAAGGTATAAACATAATGACCCAATTAACTGGAGTTCTAAAAAGAAACCCGCTCGTGACTTTTATTTACCCTTGATATCGTCAACCGTAACACGCGAAGGGTGCATCATCACAATAGCTTTGAGATCATAAGACTTGGCTAGTTCTCCGACTACCTTTCCTGAGCCGAATTCAAAAGACAACATCATATTAAAGTGgagaatacaattttttttaaggATGTGAATGaaataaagaacaacaaatgCAACAGGTTTTTGAGACGATTTAAATCACATCAAAATACTGAACAACTTCATACATAAAGATGAACCATGGCACTTACCACCCCAGCACATTCCTGCAGCTCCAACGGCGGATATTCCCTTAGATTTTATAGCTTTAATAACTTGTTTAGCTTCTACAGCTCCCTTATCCTGCAAATTTCACAAGACAATGATTTGAATACATTTTTGATgcagtaaatatgaacttggtgaaACAAACTAACCGTTCCATGAGACTGAAGCCAGGTTAGTACATCCTCGCCAGGAGTAAAAGGATCTCCATGAAAGAAATCTGGAACTACAACATAATATCCAGCTGCTGCAACTTTGTCTGCCAGGTTTCTTTTATGTAAAACAACATCAATAAATTAACTACATAAATATATGTTGTGATTAGATTGGGCAGCAAAGTATTATATTTATCAAGGAATTCGGTATACCTCAAATTTGGCGCTTCATATCCTACAAAACAAAATCGAGGAAAGCAATTAGAGAAAAGAATGAATAACATTTATATCCACAACTGCGCGCAAACAATATAGAGAATCAAAAATGAAAAGCTACACGAAGATTTGCTAAAATAGATGGGCATATAAGGGAGATTTACTGACAACCACATTTACATTCAAACATAAACGAAAAAAAGGATAAAGAAGCGGTGAAGGCCAACTGAGGTCACTTCAACCAATCCTACAGTGTGCCAAGACAGTATCAAATATTGTGATTTAAATCACTCAGTTTTGacgcaaagaaaaatcaaataatgaACAGTTTAATGTTCTAATATTTAAGGTCCCAATCAAATTCGTAAAATTGACCCACATATATCAATACCAAGATGTCAAATGAATCAAATCAAACCTTGTCAACCAAACACCATTAATAGCAAGGAACAATTCAAAATGAGAAAATTTTAACGCATTTATTAAAAGTTAATTTATACACAATCGTAATGGGAATAGGAAAATAGCATTAGAGATTGAGAGGACAAGAGAATTAACCAAAGTGATCGAGTAGTTACCGAAAAAGTCAGAAACAAGAAGAATTCCAAGCTTTGAATCCAAAGAACCAGAAACATAAGCCTTAAGACCTCCAATTTCTTCGACATGTCCATAACCAGAACTTGAATTAAGAGCTGGTGGGTTCTTAGTACAACAATGATGATCTCCTGCGATTATTCCATCAACAACAAAAGCGAAAAGAACCAACAAAATTAGAGCTCTtgccatgattttttttttctctattacAGATCACTTCCCTCTTCCAATATTCTTCTCCTGCAAAATTAATCTGACAAAATAATGTGATTGATATTATTATTATGCACAACAAACGCCTCTACAGTTGACTTGGATTAGAAAAAAATATAGTACCTAATTAAGTTGATTAAGAGATTAATTAGAGCCCATGCGTGGGTGCTGAGAAGGTTACACATGTTGGTGGAACTTAACTAATCGAGTTGATCGAGTCTATGCTAATGCTCACGTATTCACACCACTTGGATATCACTTTCCAGGTTCATTAATCGTGCGCACAACTACCAGCACGACTACCATGGCTAAGTATAAAAATTAGTCTAGCTTAAATTAAGTTAATTCGTTGCTTGGTCATTTTGCTTCTAAATTTCCCTTTCACGagggttctttttcttttttgacgaTTTAATTTTAAGCCCCAAGAAAAAATAGTTTCTTGTACAACAAATTTTATGTCTGATTTGGCTTATTCAATTACAAGGTAATCTGACTACGATCATGATGATTTAGATCCAAATTCAGATTGTAAGATACTTCCGATTAACTATTTTGCAGTATGGGAGATGACTCAGCATGTACGTTACTATATGCAAAACACAAACAAGcttctttcatatttttggactagCCGAAAATACAATCAGCATGTAccttaaacaaaagttttattcaTAATGGAACATAGATAATCAGATCAGTAATAGCCATAACTTCCGCAAAGCCATGCAGCAACTCAAATTTAATGCCCACATATTTTAGTTCAACATTTCATTCTTAGTTCATATACAGGCTGCATGCACGCAGATATCGAAACCTAAAACCAACTACTCATAACACCTCCATTTCAGGCATATATACCCTATATACGTGCAAATATATGAATTTTTTTATGATGACGATGATGGGTCGTAATTACACTTCAACCAGTGTTTTGCATACCCGCAGCAATACCTTTCATGGTTAGGATGAGGGTGTCCTCCAGTCCTGGAGCATATTCACTTGTTGGATTAAGCTTCACCAATTCAGCAGCCGGCTTGTTTGACTCTGTAATCTCTCTCGAAAGGTGAGGCCTCAATGTAACATGGTTGTTAAGGTCTCGGATCCGTTTCAGTGTGTAGGCCTGGCAAACATTTAGGGTTGTTATGTATGAATGACGAAGTCGGAGTCTCTGTTTCAGGTATGGGTTTCCTTCAAGAAGATCCACGTGGCCTGCAATCTTGAGGAGATAGCTTTTGGTTTCTTCGTAATCAGCTCGCAATTGCTGTCCGAAAGACCAAAGATCCTCCGACACTAGCAACTTGTCATATAAAGCGGCTATACCAGGGTCTCCTTTGGCAAACACCATTTCAACCAAGTCGATTGTGACTCTGAGAAAAGGCCACTGGTTGTACATCTCTTGGAGCATATGGAGGTTTCTAATGTCTTTCTCAATGACATGTTTAAATGCAGCTCCAAACCCAAGCCACACAGGAAGATGAAACCTTGTTTGGGTCCATGCAAAGATCCACGGGATTGCACGTAAAGACTCAATCCCCCCACTCGGCTTTCTTTTTGATGGACGACTCCCAATGTTCATCCTACCAAACTCAAGCTCTGGTGTTGCCAGGCGGAAGTATTCAACGAATCGAGGTTCTCGGAAGACAATAGAACGATACTTCTCTGTTGAAACGATGGCCATCTCATCCATAAGTGCACGCCACTCCGGCTTTGGTGAGACAGGTGGATTCATACCATGCTCGAGAGTAGCAGCAGTGTAACGCTGAAGTGTTCTAAAACACAAGTGTTCTTCCCCAAAAGATTGCTCTATCACTTCTCCTTGGACTGTGACACGTAATGAACCTTGAATAGTATCTGGGGGTTGAGACAGGATAGCGAGATGGGTGGGACCACCTCCTCTTCCAACAGTCCCACCTCGGCCGTGAAACATTGTCAACTTCACTGCGAATTGCTTTGCAACCTTTACGAGGTCTTCTTGAGCTTTATACAACTGCCAAGCTGCAGAGAATCGACCAGCATCTTTTCCAGAATCAGAATAACCAATCATGACTTCTTGTTTCCCTTCGATTCTATTCCTGTACCATTCTACAGAGAAGAGACGAGCCATGGCAGCAGGAGCAGCTTCTAGATCCGCAAGTTTTTCAAATAACGGTACAACTCCCAAGGGATTCTTCACGTGACATTCACGTTGTAGGATCTCTACAGCCAATACATCTGATGGGGATGTGGCCATTGAGATAATGTACGCACCAAAGCTGTCAGAAGGGATTTCTGATAGGACATGGAAAGTGTCCAACACATCAGCGATTTCTTCTGTTTTTGGAAGATCGGGGCCAAAAAGTGGTCGTTTTCCACCGAGTTCAGAAAGGAGCCACTCTTGGCGGCGTTCCTCGGACCACTCTTTGTAGGAGCCAATTCCCAGGTGATTTGTGATTGCATCCATGACAGCAGTGTGCCTATCTGATTCTTGCCGAATATCAAGTCTCACGAGTGAGAGACCAAAAGTAAAAACTTGGCGTAAGAAATCAAGAAGGCTA encodes:
- the LOC113354474 gene encoding phosphoenolpyruvate carboxylase 2-like — its product is MARNLEELAPIDARLRLLVPRKVSEDDKLVEYDALLLDRFLNILEDLHGDEIKQTVQELYEHSAEYEGGNHDPKKLEDLGNILTNLDPGDSIVVAKSFSHMLNLANLAEEVQIANRRRIKLKKGDFGDENSATTESDIEETLKRLVTQMGKSPEEVFDALKNQTVDLVFTAHPTQSVRRSLLQKHARIRDCLAQLYAKDITPDDKHELDEALQREIQAAFRTDEIRRTPPTPQDEMRAGMSYFYETIWKGVPKFLRRLDTALKNLGINDRVPYNAPLIQFSSWMGGDRDGNPRVTPEVTRDVCLLARMMASNLYYSQIEDLMFELSMWRCSDELRVRADELHRSSKKESKHYLEFWKKVPPSEPYRVILSDVRDKLYQTRERSRHLLSNEISDVPEEETYTNLEQFLEPLELCYRSLCSCGDRAIADGSLLDFLRQVFTFGLSLVRLDIRQESDRHTAVMDAITNHLGIGSYKEWSEERRQEWLLSELGGKRPLFGPDLPKTEEIADVLDTFHVLSEIPSDSFGAYIISMATSPSDVLAVEILQRECHVKNPLGVVPLFEKLADLEAAPAAMARLFSVEWYRNRIEGKQEVMIGYSDSGKDAGRFSAAWQLYKAQEDLVKVAKQFAVKLTMFHGRGGTVGRGGGPTHLAILSQPPDTIQGSLRVTVQGEVIEQSFGEEHLCFRTLQRYTAATLEHGMNPPVSPKPEWRALMDEMAIVSTEKYRSIVFREPRFVEYFRLATPELEFGRMNIGSRPSKRKPSGGIESLRAIPWIFAWTQTRFHLPVWLGFGAAFKHVIEKDIRNLHMLQEMYNQWPFLRVTIDLVEMVFAKGDPGIAALYDKLLVSEDLWSFGQQLRADYEETKSYLLKIAGHVDLLEGNPYLKQRLRLRHSYITTLNVCQAYTLKRIRDLNNHVTLRPHLSREITESNKPAAELVKLNPTSEYAPGLEDTLILTMKGIAAGMQNTG
- the LOC113354473 gene encoding endo-1,3;1,4-beta-D-glucanase-like — protein: MARALILLVLFAFVVDGIIAGDHHCCTKNPPALNSSSGYGHVEEIGGLKAYVSGSLDSKLGILLVSDFFGYEAPNLRNLADKVAAAGYYVVVPDFFHGDPFTPGEDVLTWLQSHGTDKGAVEAKQVIKAIKSKGISAVGAAGMCWGGKVVGELAKSYDLKAIVMMHPSRVTVDDIKEIKVPISILGAELDKQSPPALLRQFEEVLSTKPEVDSFVKIFKGVDHGWTLRYDIGNKVAVKQAEKAHHYMLKWLSKYVKC